The genomic stretch tgtgtgcgttctcatgtgctcAGTCAAATTGCACTTCTTGGTAAATTTTTggccacaaactgaacatttaaacggtttttctcccgtgtgcgttctcatgtgtagaCTCAAATTGTACTTTTTAGTGAAGCTTTTAGCACAAACCGAGcacctcaaacatgttttacctctcttttccTTCACACATtcaaagtgtttgttgtcagtgtgagtcctcatatcacgttcacagtctgtatcgctgctcaaagttacttcaacctcgtcttcagcctcactatctgatagtggagctaagaggttgtctacttgtggtttctcttcatcatcttcagtcttcacagagacaacagtcagtggcaacttgggGAGATCAGCCTCCTgtggtcctagaagacactctccctcctgagtgatccagacttcctcctcttcctttttaatgtgggggggctgtgaaGCGTCCTGTTTCAAAGTAGAGCTCCCACTCTGCGGATGACCAATCaactgctggacgtctgcaggatacaaacaacacaaacacgcTTTAGCTCGGACATGATCCATGAGATATTTCTTCTTGAACTCgcgacacactttcttctatgtactgtatgtgtgtgtagtgtttcatggccattcatttagtgccttgccagaatgaGGGCTCGCTCATTCAGTAATTATGGCAGGATCTTGTTCAAAATGAGCTTTCGTCAACAAATGTGAACACCTTAGTTGGATTGTGTTTGTCTTTTTAAAAAGCGGAATAACCCACTCAGATTGTGCGATTAGAAACCAGTTCCCTGCCTGTGCAGGGCACCCATGTGCAGCTCTTTACAATATTTTCAAATGCATATTTGCATTAGCAGCCAGAGAACAGCCGTATAAATGAAAGATACATAAGCTAAAAAGAGTTAAAATATATGATAAAATGAAAACCTACCAGTTTAGTAAGTGTCAGAATGCTGTCAAAGAGAGCAAAGAGCAAGCAAAGAGAGAAACCTATACAAAAGTACATACGTGTGTGTTTCGATAGTACACAAAAATGATAATTAGTACTAGCTCacgattttattttaatttttttctattaatcttcatatgtcttacttgtatttgatTCTGTATCCCTACTCAtgtttcttactattttacaagttttattatttttattttccatcgTTCCTCCAATTAGCCATCTGCCtgaggggttatcggccgtgcttaaGGGGGCGCTTTtctgtcagcgtcctggtggccatggtctggtgacctcctggtgcagacggctcctgtgatagtgcttactcacatgtctcctctgtactcagccacgcaatcatttgtccatatagttgcatatgtgtgtgtgtgtgtgtgtgtgtgtgtgtgtgtgtgtgtgtgtgtgtgtgtgtgtgtgtgtgtgtgtgtgtgtgtgtgtgtgtgtgtgtgtgtgtgtgtgtgtgtgtgtgtgtgtgtgtgtgtgtgtgtgtgtctgtgcgtacgtatgtgataatggaggatatgggtcaccggggtattgttttcaactttgtaaagcactttgcgttgcatttcttttatgtatgaaaagcgcttctgTGGAGAGGGGGCGTGGccgcgggcctgcagcggaacggggtgtgccaggaccggcctcgaagtcagcgacaggtgcgtagatggcccaggtgggccttgtcatctaatcacctgtcgccctgtaTAAGCAGCAGTCGGGAGGAGAGCGGTGGCTGGAGCTGGAGCGAGAGCGAgtgcagtctaccccagggcagctgtggctacaaatgtaacttaccaccaccaggtgtggatgaatgatgggttcccacttctctgtgggcgctttgagtatctaataatagaaaagcgcgatataaaattgaatctattattattattattattatcagacagaaaataagcaaatatcacccttatttgagatattcaatcttacttagatttcagtttttgcagtgtagaacatGCACATGATTTGTGCTTTTTGGGTAACTTAATTTGACCTTATGAGCTGTGACATTTGTGGAGAACTTCCCAATAATCAAAAGTTGACAATAATCATATTATCCTTGTTCTTTATTAACTCCAATCCTCTGCAggttgatgtagacatgtggtccagtcttctcttcacatctcttactcttccccaacatctcttctttcacattattattttctttacacaagcgcttgttttgctcttccactttcttcgtttgacttttgcattctttcatctcctctgatgtgaactccactgccttcttcaagctaacaatcatggcggctctttctttacattcttcaacaaactCGACACTTTCCCCAGGGCCTATAATAGTCTCCAAAATTACGTTTTTGGAAATACGCTCATCTttaccttcatctttcgtctttatctccgttggtgatttgctggaagttggtggcgctgattctctttcatgttctcttttagcggacgtcgccatcttagcatagcagtagtcgtccatcttctatcacgtcttcaatcttcac from Entelurus aequoreus isolate RoL-2023_Sb linkage group LG17, RoL_Eaeq_v1.1, whole genome shotgun sequence encodes the following:
- the LOC133632266 gene encoding gastrula zinc finger protein XlCGF8.2DB-like, producing the protein MDDYCYAKMATSAKREHERESAPPTSSKSPTEIKTKDEDVQQLIGHPQSGSSTLKQDASQPPHIKKEEEEVWITQEGECLLGPQEADLPKLPLTVVSVKTEDDEEKPQVDNLLAPLSDSEAEDEVEVTLSSDTDCERDMRTHTDNKHFECVKEKRGKTCLRCSVCAKSFTKKYNLSLHMRTHTGEKPFKCSVCGQKFTKKCNLTEHMRTHTGEKPFYCSICAKSFTKKCHLTEHMKTHTGEKSFTCSVCGVSFMRKDSLAEHMKIHTGEKPFNCPVCGKSVTRKASLTQHMRFHTGEKAFNCPVCGKSLSQKGSLTQHMKRHTGEKPFNCSVCGKSFIRKYCLTQHMNTHTGDKPFNCLVCTKSFFSRTGFTRHTMKHTDKNQYNK